CAATCGTCATTAGCGCTGCACGGAGAACACCGTTGGGGGCCTTTATGGGGGCATTGGCGTCTGTGCCTTCGACGCTACTCGGTGCAACCGCGATATCAGCAGTTCTCAAGGATGCGGGAGTTTCAGAGAATGTGGTTGATGAAACCCTGATGGGATGCGTCTTGCCTGCCGGCCTCGGTCAAGCACCCGCGCGTCAGGCGGCACGCGCTTCCGGTCTGCCTGATTCTTGCGGTGCCACAACCATCAACAAGGTCTGCGGTTCCGGTATGAAATCGGTCATGCTTGGCCATGATCTTCTCAAGGCCGGATCAGCCGGTATCGTTGTCGCAGGCGGCATGGAATCAATGTCTCGGGCACCGTTTCTGCTTCCTGATATGCGCGGTGGGCGAAAGGCCGGCTCCTCGGAAGTCATTGATCATATGATGCGGGACGGTCTTGAGGATGCTTATGAGACCGGCAGGCCGATGGGAGCCTTTGGTGAGGCGACGGCCGAAAAGTACCAGTTCAGCCGGTCCGATCAGGACGGTTATGCTATGGAAACACTGGAACGGGCTCAATCCGCTGTTCTTAATGGTACCTTTGCGTCCGAAATCGTGCCTGTCCCGGTCCAGACGCGAAAGGCAACTATCCTGGTTGAAAAGGATGAGCGCCCCCCGCAAATCAACTCCGCCAAGATACCGGAATTGCGGGCAGCCTTTGGGGAGAATGGAACTATCACAGCAGCAAGTTCGTCCGCCAATGCAGATGGCGCGGCTGCTTTGGTGCTCACCAGCAGCGAAACGGCACATGAGCATGAAATGCCGGTCCTGGCCCATATTGTCGGTCATGCGACGCACGCCCAAGCACCGGAATGGTTCACGACAGCACCAATTCCTGCGATTCAGAAACTGATCAAACAGATCGGCTGGACGGTTGAAGACGTTGATCTTTTTGAAATCAATGAAGCTTTCTCCGTCGTTGCAATGGCCGCTGCCAAGGAACTGGGGATCCCGCGCGGCAAACTCAATGTGAACGGCGGCGCTTGTGCTCTTGGGCACCCCATTGGAGCGACCGGAGCCCGTATCGTGGTCACACTGCTGCATGCCCTGAAGGCGCGCGGACTTAAAAAAGGCATAGCGTCCCTGTGTATTGGGGGCGGCGAGGCAACCGCGATCGCAATTCAACTGGCGTAATCGCAGCGCTTCGTTTTTCAAATCCCTATTCCAAAGCTTGCCGGCAGAAACACCCGCCTATTGCGGCCGGGTGGTACGGCGAGCTTTGGCAAGATAATAGGAATACTTTCTTATGATGAGCCTTGCTCTCTTGTTGTGCCCTTTTGCGTTCACCATGGGTGCTTTTGCGTTCTCCGGCGCCTTGGTACCAATGGCTGCAAGTCTTGGTGTCACTGTCGGCGAAGCCGCGGCGCTGCAGTCCGGTTTTGCGATTGCCTGCGCGATTTGCGGTCCGGTACTTGCCAAACTGACATCATCACTTCCCCGCAAGCCACTCCTGCTGACGGTCTTGATGTTGATGACGGTCCTCAACGGTCTTTCGGCTATGGTGTCTGGGTATGGCGCGTTGATGGCCTCAAGGGTCTTGGTTGGTGGGGTTGGTGCACTCGCCTTTCCGTTGGCAACAGCGATTGCCTCAGCTGGCGCAACCGAAGACGGCAGACCGGCGGCTGTCGCCAAGGTCTATGCCGGGATACCTCTTGCCATGATCGTCGGCATTCCGGTTGGATCCGTCCTCGGGAATACCATCGGATGGCAGTCCTGTTTCGCGGCAACGGGTATTGTCTCGGCCATGGCCTTCGCGCTGGTTTTGGTGAGTGTGCCCTCCAAAATCCCTTTGCAACAGCATTCTGCCGGGTCTCGTGAGCCTGTTGGTGCGTCCATCGTGGCTCACCTCGGGATCATGCTGATTGCCTCCACGGCCTTGTTTACACTGGTGGGGCTGCTGGGACCAATTATCCGCGCGCTGACCGGGTTTTCAGGACCTGGGATTGCTGTGCTTCAAGTCATTGCCGGGCTGAGCAGTCTTGCCGGGATCAGGCTCGGGGTGAAATACGCGATGGGGCAAAACCGATCGTTGCTTGCAGTCCTGTTCTTGGTCTTGGCTGTTTCACTGGCCGTTGTCGTTCCATCGCTTGGACTTCAACATGCCGGCAGTATCGGACTGGGAACGATCTTCGTGAGTGTGGTCCTTGGGCCTGTTGCCCAGTTTGCCATTGGGGCGACTGTTCAAGCCCGGCTTGCCACCTTGACCGGGTCGTCGGCGACCTTTGTTTTCGCGCTGAATGCATCCATGGTTTACTTTGGTCAGGGCCTTGGAATTGCGCTCGGCGCTGCCGCATTGGATCTCTCAGGAATAGCATCCGCTCCGGCCATAGGAACCGCGATTGCGTTGACCGGCTGCCTGTTCGCCGTATGGCTCGGACACTTCACCAAAAACAATTTTCAAACAGCAAGAGGATAAAATGTCTCCAGTTAACAACGAAGCCAGGTTGGCCGCCTTTGAGGCCCGGGTCAGCCATCATTTCGCCGACAATAACGGCACCAAGATCCATTTTGCCAGCGCAGGCGAGGGGCCGTTGGTTGTGTTTATACATGGGTTCCCTGATCATTGGCTCACCTGGTGGCAACAGATGGATGTATTGTCAAAGACCCACCGCACCGTTGCAATGGACCTTCGGGGTTTCAATCTCTCCGATCATCCGGAAGATCCATCTGCCTACAAACCGGAAACCCTGGCCTCAGATGTCTGTGCCGTGATTGATGCCTGCGGAGAACGCGACGCTGTCGTAATCGGTCATGACTGGGGCGGCTTTGTCGCCTGGCAAACGGCGATGCTGTTTCCAGAGCGGGTGCAGCGCCTCGGGATCGTCAATCTGCCGCATCCCTGGGCCATAGCACGCGAACTTGCGAACAATCCGGATCAACAAAAGGCCAGTGGGTATGCGCGGGTGTTTCAGCAGCCGGGCTCTGAATCCAAACTAGATTTCGATCGGCTCTCTACCTGGATCCATGATCCGGCGTTCCGCACCCGCCATATGGCAGCGATGGAGAGGTCCAATCGCACAGGTATGCTCAACTATTACCGGGTGTGTTTTCCTGTCGAGCCTTACACCGAACGCACCGAGACGCCGCCGCAAATCAAAATGCCGGTTCTCGTCGTTCATGGGACCGAAGACCCTTATGTCCTGACGGCCGGCCATAACAACCTTTGGGAGTACGTGGAGGGCAGTTTGACCATTCGGGCCTGGTCCCGTGTCAGCCATTTTGTTCAACATGATGCCCCAGACCGGCTGACTGCGGCATTGAGGAGCTGGATCGGCGAAACGATCTAGGAGCGCGAGTACTTCGGTGATCTTACATGGGCGTGTTTGTTGACATGGTGCGCCACGCTTTTATCCTGATCCGAGCGGTGATTGGGGATCATCATGACGACCATAAATCATCATATCATCGACCGCGGCGACGGCGCCGCGGTGGAACTGTTTCAGGCGCATCCGATTGGAAGCGGAGAGCCGGCCGGTGCGATATTGTTCGTGCATGGCAACCAGGGTGGTCAATTGACCGGCGCCCGCGAACTAGTGGACCGGGGAACCTTAAGCACGTTTGCCGTTGCCATGAACGTCACAGCAGCAGCTGTGTCTCAACCCGGTTTTGGGGCTTCTGATGGTCCATGTGATTTTTGTGGTCCCAACACCCAAGACGCGATCATCGCGGCATTAAACGCGTTGAAAAATCAACCGTCTATCGACCCGGGGCGCATTGTTCTTTACGGCCACAGCCGGGGCGCTGTGGCAGCCGGTATGGTTGCTGCCCGGTATGACGGCTTGCGGGCTGTGATCCTCTCAAGTGGCGTGTATGATTTGAACGCGTTTCATATGGACTGTGCGGATGGCCTGCGAATAGCTATTGAGACGGAGGCTGGGCAGTCAGCTCAAGCGTTCCATGCCCGTTCAGCTCTGTTTCATGCCGACAAAATCACCACTGAAACTTTGCTGTTGCATGGCCGCCATGATGATCGGGCTCTTGTTGAACAAGCCGAAGCATTCTCGGTCGCGCTTGAAAACTCAGGCGGGAAGGTGGCATTGGAAGTTCTCGAGTGCGGCCACCGGCTGCCCGCGAAAACCCTTAAGGACGTTGTCGAGCCTTTTCTCAAGGAAGTTCTTTCTGCCAAACATTTGATGCACTAGATCACGCACAAAATACGCCACCAACAAACGTCCGGGAGCGACGTTTTTCGCCACTCATCTAGCGTCAGGCGTCGTTGAATTGTTTCGCGTGGTTGATGCTGATTTCTTGCGCAATTTTCGCTGCCCTAGCAATCAACTCGTTGCGGGGTACTCCAACATAAGTTGCAGTGAACACAAGTGGGCTTGGTTGCCATCCCGGATCGAATGATGCAATCCGGCCTTCGGCTACAAGACGGCGGCCCAGGACACTGGGCAGGATGCCAACGCCAATCCCGGACGCAACCATTTCAAACCCGGTCGACAGGGAGTTCGTTGGGAAAACTTGCGTCGAGATGCCGTAAAGATCTCGTAGTTTTTGAACGAGTTCGCGGTAGGGGCGGGAGCTGCGGTTGTAGGTAATGACCGGCACTTGGGAGAGGTCCGGCTCTTCAAGATCCAATGGCCTATACCAGCCGAGATCAAAGGGCGGAAGCGGCAAGTTGTCGGTGCTGTACTCGGAAATTGGCCCCATCAGGATGGTAAGATCGAGCGCCCGATCGAGCAGCATCTCCCGAAGGTTGAACGATGTATCGACCGTGACCTCGATGTTGAGCCGCTGAAACGTCGTGTGAAGCGCTGCGAGAAAGTCCGGCAACCAGGTCTGAGCGATGGTCTCTGCAACGCCCAGGCGGAGCAGGGAACTGATGCTGTCATCGGACATGACATCGCCCTTGATACGCTCCGTGATTGCCATGATCTGTTCCGCATAATCCCGAAGAACCACGCCCTTTGCGGTCAGCGAAACGCCGGTTGTTTCGCGGCTGAAGAGACGCGTGCCGAGATAGTCCTCCAGGCTGGAAATACGGGCAGAAATGGCCGGCTGTGAGATGTTCATCTGTTCGGCGGCCTTGCGAACACCACCCATACGCGCAACCGCCAAAAAAGCTCTAAGCTGTTCAAGTGTCATGCCAAAGAAGTCCAACTTCGTGAGTGATCAGAATTATGGATCACTTTCTGCAAAAAAACACGATTTGACTTGATAATGTATCCGCTGCAGCCTTTTGCCAACAAGGAATTGGGCAACCGATGCAGCAAGATCTCACAAAGTTTTCTGAATTGGCCGGTGCGGACATGGGGCAGGTTCGCGCCGCGATCCGCTCAGGCCGGTACTCGGGGCACACGGCCGGGCTGGCACACGGAAAACTCCAGTGCAACCTTGCGATCCTCCCGGGTGAATATGCAGATTCTTTTCATGAGTTCTGCCGGCTCAACCCAAAGGCTTGCCCGCTTGCCGGTGTCTCAAACCCAGGCGAACCTGTGATTGTTGAGCTCGGCGCAGAAGTTGATATCCGCACAGATGCCGCCCGCTACAATATCTACCGGCATGGCAAACTTGACCAGCAAGTGTCCGATCTGAACGCCTGCTGGCAAGACGACCTGGTGTCCTTTGCAATAGGGTGTTCATTTACCTTCGAGAACGCTCTGAGGCTTGCCGGCGTTCCAATGCGCCATATCGATCTTGACCGAACGGTCCCAATGTACCGTACATCTATCGAGACGCATAAAAGCGGCCCGTTTGGCGGCGGGATGGTGGTTTCGATGCGGCCCATTGCGAAAGAGCGGATCGATGAAGTCTATGAAATCTGCCGCAAATATCCATTGGCACATGGTGCGCCGGTGCATGTCGGCAATCCTGCCGAGATCGGCATTTTGACCATCGATGCCCCGGATTGGGGGAACCCGGTTCCCATTGAGGATGGGGAAGTGCCGGTGTTTTGGGCCTGTGGGGTTACGCCGCAAGTTGCCATCATGACGGCGAAACCACCCTTATCGATCACTCATGCTCCAGGGGCCATGCTGATCGCCGATGTCAGTGAACAAACGGCCCCGCTTTACACTTACAACGACAACTAAAAAACCAACCGCACCAGAGGAACTAGAGATATGAAAAAACTCACGATCTTATCCGCCGTCTCCGCAATCGCGCTCTCCATGGGCACCACGGCCCAAGCCGAAGAACTTGCAGTTGTCGGCAGCTGGAGCGGCCTGCCGCTGCACAAGCAGTTCGAAGCCCCTTTCTGGAACGACAAACTGGGGGAAGTCTCCGGCGGCGAGCTGTCCGCTTCATTGACCACACATGACCAGATGGGCATTTCCGGCGGCGATGTTTATCGCATGATGTCGCAAGGCGTTTTTGATGTCGGCATGACTGTTGCCGACTATGCAGTTTCAGACAGCGTAGCGCTCGAGGCCTTGGACGTTCCGATGATTGCAACTGACGCTGACACTGCAAAAAAGGCGGTCGATGCGGCCCGGCCGATGGTCGATGACATCTACAGGGACGTCTTCAACGCCAAGGTCCTCGGCATTGCGCCGTACCCGCCTCAAGTTGTTTTCTGCAACGCCGAAATCAACTCCCTGGATGACCTTCAGGGCAAGAAAGTGCGCGCGTCCGGCCGGATGACCGCAAAGTTCTTGGAAGCTCTTGGCGCAGAGGGCGTCAACATCGGGTTTGGTGAGGTTCCGGGCGCGTTGCAGCGCGGCGTGGTGGATTGCGCCATTACCGGCGCCGGATCAGGTTACAATGCCGGCTGGTGGGAAGTCTCCACACATCTTCTGCCGATCCCGCTGGGGGGATGGGATCCGGTTGTGACCGCGATCAATCTCGACAAATGGAACACCCTGAGCGATGTACAGAAAGCAGCGCTTGAGAAAGGCGTGAAAGAGAACCTCGAAGACCCGGCGTGGGAAGTTGCTCAAAATGCACTCAATAATGACATCGCCTGCCTCACCGGCAACGGCGAGTGTCCTTATGGCGATGCGCGCGGCCTTGTGCTGGTTGAAGCCACAGACGAAGATCAGGCCAAGGCGAAAGCGGTTCTGATTTCTGAAGTGTTGCCGGACTGGGCTGAACGGGCAGGCGGAGACTGGGCACAGCGCTGGAGCGACAGCGTCGGCAAAGTCACCGGCGTTTCCCTGGAAGCGAAGTAAGGATCTTTCCATGACCTCCTTGGTTCACCTCTTGCGGCGCTTAAACGACCGCGTTGCGATGGGCGTCGGCATTATGCTGCTGGTCTGTGTGGCCTTCACGCTCGTCGAGATCATCACCCGGAAGCTGGGGGCGGGCCTTGGAGGCGTGGACGAGATCTCCGGTTACGTTATGGCTGTCACGACCGCGTGGGGCATCAGTTACGCATTGACGGAGCAGGCGCATGTGCGCATCGACTTGCTGCGTCAGCGTCTTGTCCCGTTCGGCCGTGCGGTCTTTGACGTCATCTCCATGGCATGCCTGGCCGGCACGGCGATTGTGGTTGCCTGGCGCGGGTGGAGCGTTTTGGAAAAGACGCTCTCCACCGGCGCGCGGGCAAACACGCCGCTGGAAACGCCGCTTTGGATTCCGCAAACGCTTTGGTGGCTCGGCTGGGTCTGGTTTGCGATGTCCGCCACCATCCTTCTGGTCTCCGTCGCAGTCCGGTTCGCAACGTCAGATTACAAGTCCGTCGATCAAATCGCCGGTGCCCGGGGGGAAGCATGATTGCGTTCACGTCTTTCGGGCTCCTTGGCCTGCTTGCGCTGTCCATCCCGGTCGGCATCGTCCTTTTCCTGCTGGCTTTCGGCATCGATACGTTTTTCAGCCCGTTTCCGCTGATGCGCGGCCTGGGGCAGGTGGTTTGGTCGTCTTCAAACAGCGCGACCCTAATCGCCATTCCGCTCTTTGTGCTTCTCGGTGAAATACTGGTTCGCAGCGGCGTTGCACGCCGAACCTATTCCGCACTGGAAAAATGGGTTGCCTGGATGCCGGGCGGTCTGATCCACGCGAACATTGCCACGTCGACCATGTTCTCAGCGACTTCGGGGTCTTCCGTAGCAACCGCGGCAACGGTTGCGACAGTCGCAATGCCGCAAGCCAAGGAGCTGGGGTACAATCAGAAGCTCTTTTCGGGGGCCATCGCGGCTGGTGGCACGCTCGGGATCATGATCCCTCCGTCGATTAACCTGATCGTTTATGGCTTTCTGACGGAAAGTTCCATCCCGCAGTTGTTTCTTGCCGGACTTATTCCAGGCCTCGCATTGGCGGGTCTGTTTATGCTGATCACAGTGCTCTTGTGCATCTTCAAGCCGTCACTGGGCGGTCCGAAACGGCCCAGTTCACTGGCTGAAAAGCTCTCGGGGCTTGGCGATCTTCTCCCGATCCTCGGTTTGTTTGCCGCAATCATCGGGTCGATCTATGCCGGGTGGGCAACACCGACGGAAGCCGCAACTGTTGGGGTGGCGCTAGCGCTGCTAATTGCCGCCCAGCAAAAGGCGCTCAATTGGGAGATGCTGTCCGAAGCGTTGCGCGGGGCCGTCAAGACATCGGCGATGATCATGCTGGTCGTCATCGGTGCCTATGTCCTCAATTTCGCCCTGACAGCTGCCGGTGTCAGCCGGTCCTTGCAGAATCTCTTGGGTGGATTGGGACTCGGGCCACTGGAGACGCTTCTGGTGATCATCCTCATGTACATCATTCTGGGCTTCTTCATTGAAACCCTGTCCCTGATGGTTGCGACCATTCCGATCGTTGTGCCGATTATTGTCCAGCTTGGCTACGACAAGATCTGGTTCGGCATCTTGATGATCATACTGGTGGAGATGGCGCTCATCACACCGCCGGTCGGGCTCAACCTCTATGTTGTGCAGGCTGCGCGAAAAACGGGCAGGTTCTCGGATGTGATGCTTGGCTGCATTCCCTACGCTTTGGCGATGCTTGCCATGGTCGGTCTGTTGATCCTGATGCCGCAAATTGCCTTGTTCCTTCCGTCTACACTTTGAGGAAATTCATGAAGTTCACGACAACCGAAGGCGTGCTGGAAAGCACGCCCCAGCGGCTTATTGTTGCCGGATGGACCGGCCGGAACAAAGGGGCCGTTGATCACCATATTGCTGAACTTGAAGCGATTGGTGTTCCGGCCCCATCAACTGTTCCGCTCTATTATCAATGCGCCCCGGAGCTCCTCACCCAGGCACCCCAAATTCAGGTTGTCGGCAAGGAAACGTCCGGAGAGGCTGAGCCGTTTCTTATTGGCATCAACGGCAGGATCTGGTTGGGCCTTGCCTCCGATCATACGGACCGGGCACTTGAAACCTACTCTGTGGCCCATTCCAAACAGATCGCCGCCAAACCGGTCGCCGGTGAACTCTGGCCCTTTGAAAGCGTCCGAGGCCATCCGGACGAGATTGTTCTTCAATCCTGGATCCTGGAGGAGGGGGCGTGGACCCTCTATCAGGACGGCACACTGGCTGCGATCCGTCCGCTTCGTGATTTGATGGATGGTGCAAACTTCCAGGATGGAACAGCCATGCTCTGCGGGACGCTACCGGCAATTGGCGGTGTCCGCCCGGCAGCCGATTTCAAAATGCGTATGTATGATCCAAAAACCTCCCGGGAGATAACTTGGGCCTACAGCACACTCGCTCTGGATGCGGTCGCCTGAGCGGCAATTCTTTATGACCGGAACAAGGTTCCCAACGCACTGCCTGCAGTGTTGCTGTAAATCTAAGCGGTAAAACGTTGCTGCAATGCATCCAAGGCTTGCGCAGGTTCGTATTCCGGAAAATACTTTGCCGTCGCGCTTTCCGGGAGACAGGCTCATTCGCAAGCATACCGCAGACACCGAAAACCGGATAAGGCACTTAAGAACCTTGTTCTTGTCTGACATTCACCTTGGGACCCGCGGGTGCCAGGCGGATGTTTTGCTGGATTTTCTGGCGCTGCACCACGCCGATACGATTTACCTGGTCGGCGACATCATCGATGGCTGGCGGTTGAAGCGCAAAAGATACTGGCCGGAAAGCCATCAAGCCGTGATCGATGAACTGCTGGCGCGCGGCAGGGCAGGCACCAAAATCATCTATTTGCCTGGAAATCACGACGAATTCTTGAAAGACACCCAGCCGCTTCGGTTTGGCTGTGTCGAGTTTACGGAAACCGCGGAGTTCGAGACTGCGGCCGGATACAAGTATCTCGTGCTCCATGGAGATCAGTACGATCTGATCGTGCAGAACGCAAAGTGGCTTGCCTTCTTGGGAGACCGGTTCTATGCGTTTGCCCTGTGGACAAACACATGGGTGAACATTGTCCGCCGGAAATTTGACTTGAATTACTGGTCGCTCGGGGCTTTTGCCAAACAGCATGTCAAACAGTTCGTCAACGTCATCAGCGCGTTTGAGCGTGAAGTGACCATGGATATCAAGAATCGTGGTTTGGACGGCGTTATCTGCGGTCATATTCATCATGCGACCGATCAGGAAATGAACGGCACGCGGTATTTGAACACCGGTGACTGGGTGGAAAGCTGCACGGCCATCGTTGAAAGCCATGACGGCGTTCTGGAGATCATTCGCTGGCGGGCCAGCGGCGCGCATCCTGACGCTGGAAATTCAGGCGGAAGAACGGCCTTGAAACCGGCCGGAAAACTTGAAAGAGAGCGGACCGTCGCTGCATGAAATCACTGCTTTTTGTGTCGGATGCCTGGCATCCTCAGGTCAATGGCGTCGTCCGCACCTTGGAATATACGGCTCGGGAACTGGAAAACCGCGGCATTCGCGTTGAGTACCTGACCCCGAACGGCTTCACCACAATACCGTGTCCAACCTATCCGGAAATCCGGCTGGCGCTGACCACAAGGGGCAGGGTTGGTCAGCGCATCAAGGACTTCGACTGCGACCACATTCATATTGCGACTGAAGGCCCGTTGGGACTTCTTGCGGCAAAGGTCGCTCGCAAGGAAAAACGCTCTTTTACAACAAGTTATCACACCCGGTTTCCGGAATATGTTGCGGCTCGCGTACCGCTCCCCAAAACGCCGTTCTATGCCTGGTTCCGGCGGTTTCACAATTCCGCATCCGGGTGCATGGTCGCGACGGACGAGTTGGAAACCAGCCTTCGGGACCGCAAGTTTCAAAACCTGATGCGGTGGTCCCGCGGTGTCGATACAGACATCTTCAAACCCTATGAGGGCAGTGTCCTGCCTGCCGATCTCCCGAGGCCAATTTTCATGAATGTCGGCCGGGTTTCGGTCGAAAAAAACATTTCCGCATTTCTGGATCTGGATTTGCCCGGTTCCAAGGTTGTCGTTGGGGACGGACCGCAGCTGGAAACCCTTAAGCGGGACTATCCAGATGTCCATTTTACCGGATCCAAAACCGGGGAAGATCTGGCGCGGCATTATGCCAGCGCCGATGCGTTTGTATTCCCATCCCGGACTGACACCTTCGGACTGGTGCTTTTAGAAGCCCTTGCATGCGGAGTTCCGGTTGCGGCGTATCCCGTAATGGGGCCGGTGGATGTCATCGGGGACAGCGGAGCAGGGATTTTATCTGATGATCTGCGGGAAGCTGCTTTGGCCGCGCTCGACATCCCCAGGGATGTTTGCCGCGCTACGGCCCTCAACCAAAGCTGGGCGGTCTGCACAGAGCAATTTTTACAAAATGCCGCCACAGCAGACGCTGCGCATCGTCAAAACGGATCGGTTGTTTGATCTTTGTAGTCTAGTCGACTACCCGGAAACGGACACCTTCTGAGCTGATGTATCTTTTGTCACCATTCCGCTTGAAACTGACACAGCTTGTACCTTTCGCTGGTCCTCTGGGAAAAGTCGAGCAGATCTGGTTTCCGCGAGCCCGCCAGGTTCCATCGACTGAACCAAGAAGCGCCTTGGCCGACACGACGCCGCCTGGCAAATAGCGCATCGTGACCCGCATCCCGAACCGGTGCGTGACAATCGTCCTGTTCAACATCTCGTTCTGTATTTCGCGCGCTGTGAGCGTGTTCGCGACGGCCGTTTTAGGCAGCGAACCCAAAAGCAGCAGGGCAACCAAAAGCGATCTTATCATCATGACCATTCCATCCAATGTCGTGGTGCGATTGAAAGACATGCTCTGGATACGCAAGAAGACGGTGTGCGGACCATTCAGCATAATTGGCAAGTGCGTATGTGGAGGGATCTGCATCCATTAGCACATCAGTTCAGCTACATCGTAGCAAAATACGCATAATCAATATTATGGAATATTTATTATAGCCACAGAAACAGCGGAGTTACGGTCCAACCGGACACTTTGAAACGTAAATTCTCATCGTGTGATATCGACACTGGTTTGCAGTCATCACCTCCGCATCGCACATTGAAACAAACCACGCTCAGGATCTAAGCGCAGAGAACGTCCAGGTCTGCGTCAATGATATGACGAGCGGTCTCGTAATCAAAACCAGCGCGGCACATCGCAGCGATGTCTTTTAAGCGCCGGTCATCCCGTTTAGCCTGATCACGGAACGGTCCGAACCGTCGGCGCTTTGCATAGGCGATCGCGGCTGTGCGATCTTCCGACGTATCTTCGGCAACGACAACTTCGATGATGTGTACTGGAACGCCTTTGGCCCGCAGCTGGGCTTCGATCTTTTTCTTCGACTGACCCTTGCGCCGAAGGCTCGCCAGTTTCATCTCCGCAAACCCGCGGTCATTGACCATGCCATTGCGGACGCATTTCGCGACGATCGTTTCGATGAGGTCGCGATACTCATCCGGCGGCAAATCGAGCGCATGACACGCGCGGGAAACCTTGCGCTCAAGCACTCTTCGCAAATTGGCCTCGGTACTCGCGTACCGCTCAAGATAATGAACGGCCGACCGGGTCAATCGGTCTTCTGTCGGGATCTTGTATCGCCGTTCAGCCGGCATCCGCCGCGATCCTGGGCATGGT
This window of the Roseibium alexandrii DFL-11 genome carries:
- a CDS encoding thiolase family protein — encoded protein: MPTTQDRPIVISAARRTPLGAFMGALASVPSTLLGATAISAVLKDAGVSENVVDETLMGCVLPAGLGQAPARQAARASGLPDSCGATTINKVCGSGMKSVMLGHDLLKAGSAGIVVAGGMESMSRAPFLLPDMRGGRKAGSSEVIDHMMRDGLEDAYETGRPMGAFGEATAEKYQFSRSDQDGYAMETLERAQSAVLNGTFASEIVPVPVQTRKATILVEKDERPPQINSAKIPELRAAFGENGTITAASSSANADGAAALVLTSSETAHEHEMPVLAHIVGHATHAQAPEWFTTAPIPAIQKLIKQIGWTVEDVDLFEINEAFSVVAMAAAKELGIPRGKLNVNGGACALGHPIGATGARIVVTLLHALKARGLKKGIASLCIGGGEATAIAIQLA
- a CDS encoding MFS transporter codes for the protein MMSLALLLCPFAFTMGAFAFSGALVPMAASLGVTVGEAAALQSGFAIACAICGPVLAKLTSSLPRKPLLLTVLMLMTVLNGLSAMVSGYGALMASRVLVGGVGALAFPLATAIASAGATEDGRPAAVAKVYAGIPLAMIVGIPVGSVLGNTIGWQSCFAATGIVSAMAFALVLVSVPSKIPLQQHSAGSREPVGASIVAHLGIMLIASTALFTLVGLLGPIIRALTGFSGPGIAVLQVIAGLSSLAGIRLGVKYAMGQNRSLLAVLFLVLAVSLAVVVPSLGLQHAGSIGLGTIFVSVVLGPVAQFAIGATVQARLATLTGSSATFVFALNASMVYFGQGLGIALGAAALDLSGIASAPAIGTAIALTGCLFAVWLGHFTKNNFQTARG
- a CDS encoding alpha/beta fold hydrolase, whose amino-acid sequence is MSPVNNEARLAAFEARVSHHFADNNGTKIHFASAGEGPLVVFIHGFPDHWLTWWQQMDVLSKTHRTVAMDLRGFNLSDHPEDPSAYKPETLASDVCAVIDACGERDAVVIGHDWGGFVAWQTAMLFPERVQRLGIVNLPHPWAIARELANNPDQQKASGYARVFQQPGSESKLDFDRLSTWIHDPAFRTRHMAAMERSNRTGMLNYYRVCFPVEPYTERTETPPQIKMPVLVVHGTEDPYVLTAGHNNLWEYVEGSLTIRAWSRVSHFVQHDAPDRLTAALRSWIGETI
- a CDS encoding alpha/beta hydrolase family protein, yielding MTTINHHIIDRGDGAAVELFQAHPIGSGEPAGAILFVHGNQGGQLTGARELVDRGTLSTFAVAMNVTAAAVSQPGFGASDGPCDFCGPNTQDAIIAALNALKNQPSIDPGRIVLYGHSRGAVAAGMVAARYDGLRAVILSSGVYDLNAFHMDCADGLRIAIETEAGQSAQAFHARSALFHADKITTETLLLHGRHDDRALVEQAEAFSVALENSGGKVALEVLECGHRLPAKTLKDVVEPFLKEVLSAKHLMH
- a CDS encoding LysR family transcriptional regulator, yielding MTLEQLRAFLAVARMGGVRKAAEQMNISQPAISARISSLEDYLGTRLFSRETTGVSLTAKGVVLRDYAEQIMAITERIKGDVMSDDSISSLLRLGVAETIAQTWLPDFLAALHTTFQRLNIEVTVDTSFNLREMLLDRALDLTILMGPISEYSTDNLPLPPFDLGWYRPLDLEEPDLSQVPVITYNRSSRPYRELVQKLRDLYGISTQVFPTNSLSTGFEMVASGIGVGILPSVLGRRLVAEGRIASFDPGWQPSPLVFTATYVGVPRNELIARAAKIAQEISINHAKQFNDA
- a CDS encoding putative hydro-lyase; protein product: MQQDLTKFSELAGADMGQVRAAIRSGRYSGHTAGLAHGKLQCNLAILPGEYADSFHEFCRLNPKACPLAGVSNPGEPVIVELGAEVDIRTDAARYNIYRHGKLDQQVSDLNACWQDDLVSFAIGCSFTFENALRLAGVPMRHIDLDRTVPMYRTSIETHKSGPFGGGMVVSMRPIAKERIDEVYEICRKYPLAHGAPVHVGNPAEIGILTIDAPDWGNPVPIEDGEVPVFWACGVTPQVAIMTAKPPLSITHAPGAMLIADVSEQTAPLYTYNDN
- a CDS encoding TRAP transporter substrate-binding protein, which translates into the protein MKKLTILSAVSAIALSMGTTAQAEELAVVGSWSGLPLHKQFEAPFWNDKLGEVSGGELSASLTTHDQMGISGGDVYRMMSQGVFDVGMTVADYAVSDSVALEALDVPMIATDADTAKKAVDAARPMVDDIYRDVFNAKVLGIAPYPPQVVFCNAEINSLDDLQGKKVRASGRMTAKFLEALGAEGVNIGFGEVPGALQRGVVDCAITGAGSGYNAGWWEVSTHLLPIPLGGWDPVVTAINLDKWNTLSDVQKAALEKGVKENLEDPAWEVAQNALNNDIACLTGNGECPYGDARGLVLVEATDEDQAKAKAVLISEVLPDWAERAGGDWAQRWSDSVGKVTGVSLEAK
- a CDS encoding TRAP transporter small permease subunit; this encodes MTSLVHLLRRLNDRVAMGVGIMLLVCVAFTLVEIITRKLGAGLGGVDEISGYVMAVTTAWGISYALTEQAHVRIDLLRQRLVPFGRAVFDVISMACLAGTAIVVAWRGWSVLEKTLSTGARANTPLETPLWIPQTLWWLGWVWFAMSATILLVSVAVRFATSDYKSVDQIAGARGEA